The Labeo rohita strain BAU-BD-2019 unplaced genomic scaffold, IGBB_LRoh.1.0 scaffold_106, whole genome shotgun sequence genome contains a region encoding:
- the LOC127157383 gene encoding cyclin-L2-like isoform X1, translating into MAAAAGALLPGDGILIAGKLYSGVALTLDNCLLPTESVHCSPSRAHGLSARTEEQLRNRMCEMIQNAGILLRLPQVAMATAQILFHRFFYCKSFVRHCAETVAMACLQLASKIEEEPRRVRDVLNVFHHLKHAAGNRRVSPLVLDEGYISRKSDVIKAERRLLKELGFCVHVKHPHKVIVMYLQVLECEKNSKLVQMAWNYMNDSLRTDVFLRFRAETVACACIFLSARVLQIPLPDQPPWFLLFGASEQDLIEISCCILRLYTVQCESLAALQQEVEEMRSVLDAQYNASKPAGQASTTETPSAGFSPASKTASPVENQKNHESPLSRLALKNVCRKITSRDGRKRLSRSDERRNTHCIPSPPRRRRSRSVSSPSPGRTKSHRHRQRERERERERRKGYSSQRR; encoded by the exons ATGGCGGCGGCCGCCGGAGCGCTTCTGCCCGGTGACGGGATACTGATCGCGGGTAAACTCTACTCGGGTGTCGCGCTCACTCTGGACAACTGCCTGCTGCCCACCGAGAGCGTGCACTGCAGCCCCTCGCGCGCGCACGGGCTTTCCGCGCGCACGGAGGAGCAGCTTCGGAACCGGATGTGCGAGATGATCCAGAACGCGGGAATTCTGCTCCGCTTGCCTCAG GTTGCCATGGCAACGGCCCAGATCCTGTTCCATCGCTTCTTCTACTGCAAATCGTTCGTGAGACACTGTGCCGAG ACGGTGGCCATGGCGTGTCTTCAGCTGGCATCTAAGATCGAAGAGGAGCCGCGGCGGGTGAGGGATGTGCTGAACGTCTTCCACCATCTCAAACACGCCGCAGGAAACAG GCGTGTTAGTCCCCTGGTGCTGGACGAGGGCTACATCAGCCGCAAGAGTGACGTGATAAAAGCAGAGCGGCGCCTCCTGAAAGAGCTCGGCTTCTGCGTCCACGTCAAACACCCGCACAAG GTGATCGTGATGTATCTACAGGTTCTGGAGTGTGAGAAGAACAGCAAACTGGTTCAGATGGCCTG gAACTACATGAACGACAGTTTAAGGactgatgtgtttttgaggTTCAGGGCTGAAACAGTAGCATGTGCGTGTATCTTTCTATCAGCACGAGTGTTacag ATCCCTCTGCCCGACCAGCCGCCCTGGTTCTTGTTGTTTGGGGCATCAGAACAGGACCTGATAGAGATCAGTTGTTGTATTCTGAGGCTGTACACAGTGCAGTGCGAGTCATTGGCTGCTCTGCAGCAGGAGGTGGAGGAAATGCGTTCAGTTTTGGACGCTCAATATAATGCGAGCAAACCAGCGGGACAAGCATCCACCACTGAAACCCCGTCAGCCGGTTTCTCTCCTGCGTCTAAAACTG CATCTCCTGTTGAAAACCAGAAGAATCACGAATCCCCGCTGTCACGTCTCGCCCTCAAAAACGTCTGTCGAAAGATCACAAGCAGAGACGG GAGGAAGCGCTTGAGTCGCAGCGACGAAAGGCGAAACACTCACTGCATCCCATCGCCCCCCAGACGCAG GCGCAGCCGGAGCGTTTCCTCTCCATCGCCTGGACGCACAAAGTCGCACAGACACCGGCAGAGAGAACGGGAACGGGAGCGAGAGCGGAGAAAGGGATATTCATCTCAGAGGAGATGA
- the LOC127157383 gene encoding cyclin-L2-like isoform X2 has protein sequence MAAAAGALLPGDGILIAGKLYSGVALTLDNCLLPTESVHCSPSRAHGLSARTEEQLRNRMCEMIQNAGILLRLPQVAMATAQILFHRFFYCKSFVRHCAETVAMACLQLASKIEEEPRRVRDVLNVFHHLKHAAGNRRVSPLVLDEGYISRKSDVIKAERRLLKELGFCVHVKHPHKVIVMYLQVLECEKNSKLVQMAW, from the exons ATGGCGGCGGCCGCCGGAGCGCTTCTGCCCGGTGACGGGATACTGATCGCGGGTAAACTCTACTCGGGTGTCGCGCTCACTCTGGACAACTGCCTGCTGCCCACCGAGAGCGTGCACTGCAGCCCCTCGCGCGCGCACGGGCTTTCCGCGCGCACGGAGGAGCAGCTTCGGAACCGGATGTGCGAGATGATCCAGAACGCGGGAATTCTGCTCCGCTTGCCTCAG GTTGCCATGGCAACGGCCCAGATCCTGTTCCATCGCTTCTTCTACTGCAAATCGTTCGTGAGACACTGTGCCGAG ACGGTGGCCATGGCGTGTCTTCAGCTGGCATCTAAGATCGAAGAGGAGCCGCGGCGGGTGAGGGATGTGCTGAACGTCTTCCACCATCTCAAACACGCCGCAGGAAACAG GCGTGTTAGTCCCCTGGTGCTGGACGAGGGCTACATCAGCCGCAAGAGTGACGTGATAAAAGCAGAGCGGCGCCTCCTGAAAGAGCTCGGCTTCTGCGTCCACGTCAAACACCCGCACAAG GTGATCGTGATGTATCTACAGGTTCTGGAGTGTGAGAAGAACAGCAAACTGGTTCAGATGGCCTGGTGA
- the wu:fj30f06 gene encoding potential E3 ubiquitin-protein ligase ariadne-2, which translates to MQDNQSSGQYDVNDATLKFVRRKDDITLDDDLNILRVEMSCGHAVSPESLTAWCRSLLDQGQYKFCCPAITHGTEKCNAEWPYLEVRKLAVLSDSEQAHFEENMALMAASEYCEFKSCPSCGSYVEREDLTNLCVKCTICTSVKKNIYHFCWQCMREWNGAAVLSVRCSYEDCVNPDVDKLTKCTDMRLPYVNNVECPGIRACPTCGLLLEHNGFACKNLMCKRCKVEFCFLCLKLKSVCNPIHGPYTVCSVAPRQTEIPVWRR; encoded by the exons ATGCAAGACAACCAAAGCAGTGGACAGTATGACGTCAATGATGCAACGCTGAAGTTTGTCAGACGGAAAGACGACATAA CTCTAGATGATGACCTCAACATTCTGAGAGTAGAAATGTCTTGTGGCCACGCTGTGTCCCCGGAATCGCTGACGGCTTGGTGTCGCAGTTTGTTGGACCAG GGTCAGTATAAATTTTGCTGTCCAGCAATCACGCACGGGACAGAAAAATGTAACGCGGAATGGCCGTACCTGGAGGTCAGGAAACTGGCAGTGCTGAGTGATTCAGAGCAGGCTCATTTCGAGGAGAATATGGCCCTTATGGCAGCATCTGAGTACTGCGAGTTCAAATCA TGTCCAAGCTGTGGGTCCTATGTTGAGCGAGAAGACCTTACCAACCTCTGTGTGAAATGCACCATCTGCACATCTGTAAAAAAGAACATCTACCACTTCTGCTGGCAGTGTATGAGAGAATGGAACGGAGCAGCTGTTCTTTCGGTCCGCTGTAGTTACGAGGACTGTGTCAACCCAGATGTTGATAAGCTAACAAAATGTACAGATATGAGGCTGCCTTATGTGAACAATGTGGAGTGTCCTGGCATTCGTGCCTGCCCGACCTGCGGACTCCTTCTGGAACACAATGGGTTCGCTTGTAAGAACCTTATGTGTAAGCGCTGCAAGGTGGAgttttgcttcctttgcttAAAGCTGAAAAGTGTTTGCAATCCGATCCATGGACCTTATACTGTCTGCTCAGTTGCACCACGGCAGACTGAGATTCCAGTTTGGAGGAGATAA
- the LOC127157377 gene encoding uncharacterized protein LOC127157377, whose translation MTDDTVKPVKGLVIRTEEEGHYRGLRNQGATCYLNATLQVLFMTEAFRERVLLGTPCDTSEILVSALKELFEELSSQDGAPQSVSTKGVIKALGIQNVCEQQDAVEHFLEILEKAGPNLAEEDGVQSYFASTQLLGDDQMYCETCDGKRDTTWSCEIHEHPAVLALHLKRFVYDYRSHMFKKNECPVDVPLRLSLQEHEYSLYAVINHSGSRHGGHYTADIRSFTENKWYCFNDSYVRETNERKLKCSMEAYLLLYQKIDSPPAYEMKKETQDSQAAPVFLTRNTCQNQEAAEEAKR comes from the exons ATGACTGATGACACAGTGAAGCCCGTTAAAGGACTCGTCATCAGAACGGAGGAGGAAG GTCATTACAGGGGTTTGCGCAATCAAGGTGCGACGTGCTATCTGAACGCAACCTTGCAGGTGCTCTTCATGACCGAGGCGTTCAGAGAGAGAGTGCTGCTGGG aaCTCCCTGTGACACAAGTGAGATATTAGTGTCAGCATTAAAGGAACTATTTGAAGAGCTCAGCAGTCAGGACGGGGCCCCTCAGAGCGTCTCAACCAAAGGAGTAATCAAGGCTCTTGGTATACAGAATG TATGTGAGCAGCAGGATGCTGTGGAACACTTCCTAGAGATCCTAGAGAAAGCAGGCCCTAATTTGGCTGAG GAAGATGGGGTTCAATCATATTTTGCATCTACACAATTACTTGGTGATGACCAGATGTACTGTGAAACCTGTGATGGAAAACGTGATACAACATGG agttgtgaaatacatgagcATCCAGCAGTTCTGGCTTTGCACCTGAAAAGGTTTGTGTATGACTATAGGTCACATATGTTTAAGAAAAACGAATGTCCCGTGGATGTACCGCTTCGTTTATCTCTTCAG GAGCACGAGTATTCGCTCTATGCTGTGATCAACCACAGCGGGAGCCGTCACGGAGGACACTACACCGCTGACATCCGATCTTTTACAGAAAACAAGTGGTACTGTTTCAATGACAGTTATGTCAGAGAG ACTAATGAGAGAAAACTGAAATG CTCCATGGAGGCTTATTTGCTTTTGTACCAGAAAA TCGACAGTCCTCCAGCTTATGAGATGAAGAAGGAAACCCAGGATTCTCAGGCCGCTCCGGTGTTCCTGACTAGGAACACCTGCCAAAATCAGGAAGCTGCAGAGGAAGCAAAGCGCTAA